One Chroogloeocystis siderophila 5.2 s.c.1 DNA segment encodes these proteins:
- a CDS encoding Kelch repeat-containing protein, protein MAADLSLDFATAVPGSVADKNGLGTGFTSVQANSSGDAYDLSLINLDTASSSLVLTATQGSNAAANNLKNALQVAVDTITQPFRISTRIKGPVTNLNAAYKQGGIFVGANQDNYAKLVVVNDGKGLKLQFYNEKNGIGTSIGEIKNLNWAGINTLDLYLTGNPQTKTLTAAYRVNSNTALPTSLQSFQLPSNAGQSLFADATTSRAGILAFTGQSKKVDVTFDYFGVNSLGSANPDFNQINWSNGAAMPVGRTEAGSAIADGKLFVFGGYSGSWRPSSRSDVYNPQTNTWSQIADLPKPVNHIGTAVDGKNIYIAGGYVAKDPVGQIFATKDVWKYNIDTNSWSPMPALPEARASGGLAVVNGKLHFFGGADINRQDKGNHWTLDLNGGTSWNAAAPFPNPRTHMGDVVLGGKIYAIGGQHDVDENLVTQSSVHVWDPANPSEWREVASLPKARSHISSSTFVMDGKIIVAGGEFAHEKFSADVTAYDPLSNTWQELTPLPQARLAGIAASFGNKILFTGGHPAFSATSFQGSPVINNQQNQKALYRINVGSSSAYTDSLGNTWSPDTGLFNPQFAPALNGGPFNPTPAIANTLDDTLYQSFRGKVGDNNTPIGSRVLSLNLPINTPQSVDVRLHFAELYYGAPGRAAGGAGKRVFDVIAEGQTVLQNFDIFAASGGALNAVVVPINGIQVNDGTLNLQFAAQQDFASIAAIEVLSASS, encoded by the coding sequence ATGGCTGCGGATTTAAGCTTAGATTTTGCGACAGCAGTACCAGGAAGCGTAGCAGACAAAAATGGATTGGGAACAGGATTCACATCGGTGCAAGCAAACAGCAGCGGCGATGCGTACGACCTGAGTTTGATCAATCTCGATACCGCCAGTAGCAGCTTAGTATTAACTGCAACGCAAGGCAGCAATGCGGCAGCAAATAACCTGAAAAATGCACTGCAAGTAGCGGTAGATACAATCACGCAGCCGTTTAGAATCAGTACGCGCATCAAAGGACCTGTGACCAACCTCAACGCGGCGTACAAGCAAGGCGGCATCTTCGTGGGTGCGAACCAAGACAACTACGCCAAACTTGTTGTCGTCAACGATGGCAAAGGCTTGAAGTTGCAGTTCTACAACGAAAAAAATGGCATTGGCACGAGTATTGGTGAAATCAAAAACTTGAACTGGGCAGGCATCAACACGCTCGACTTGTACCTGACAGGCAACCCGCAAACCAAAACGCTCACCGCCGCGTACCGCGTCAACTCGAATACGGCTTTACCGACTAGTTTACAGTCGTTTCAGCTGCCGAGTAATGCAGGGCAATCGTTGTTTGCAGATGCAACAACTTCGCGGGCAGGTATTCTCGCCTTCACAGGTCAGTCCAAGAAAGTCGATGTCACATTTGACTATTTTGGCGTGAACTCGCTTGGCAGTGCTAACCCCGACTTTAACCAAATTAACTGGAGTAATGGCGCGGCGATGCCAGTAGGCAGAACCGAAGCAGGAAGTGCGATCGCCGATGGTAAGTTATTTGTATTTGGTGGCTATAGTGGCAGTTGGCGACCTAGCTCGCGGTCGGATGTCTACAACCCGCAAACAAATACATGGTCACAAATTGCAGATCTACCCAAGCCCGTTAATCATATTGGTACAGCGGTAGACGGCAAAAATATCTATATTGCTGGTGGCTACGTTGCCAAAGATCCTGTAGGGCAGATTTTTGCAACTAAAGATGTTTGGAAATACAACATCGATACAAATTCTTGGTCACCTATGCCAGCATTACCCGAAGCACGGGCATCAGGAGGCTTAGCTGTCGTTAATGGCAAGCTTCATTTCTTTGGTGGAGCCGATATCAATCGTCAAGATAAAGGCAATCATTGGACTTTAGACCTTAACGGCGGAACAAGCTGGAATGCTGCGGCTCCTTTCCCAAATCCCCGCACGCATATGGGTGATGTTGTTTTGGGAGGTAAGATTTATGCGATCGGTGGTCAGCATGACGTCGATGAAAACTTAGTCACTCAAAGTTCTGTTCATGTATGGGACCCTGCTAACCCTAGCGAATGGCGAGAAGTGGCGAGTTTACCCAAAGCGCGATCGCATATTTCGAGTTCGACATTTGTGATGGACGGCAAAATTATTGTTGCTGGTGGTGAGTTTGCCCATGAAAAATTTTCAGCAGACGTCACAGCCTACGATCCACTATCAAACACCTGGCAAGAGCTAACACCACTACCACAAGCACGACTCGCAGGCATTGCCGCAAGTTTTGGGAACAAGATTCTCTTTACAGGTGGACATCCAGCATTTAGTGCAACGTCTTTCCAAGGCTCACCCGTCATCAACAATCAGCAAAATCAAAAAGCACTATATCGAATAAATGTAGGCAGCAGCAGTGCATACACCGATAGCTTAGGTAATACCTGGTCGCCGGATACGGGACTATTCAACCCGCAATTTGCCCCCGCGCTCAACGGCGGTCCATTCAATCCCACCCCAGCGATCGCCAACACGCTCGATGACACACTTTATCAAAGCTTCCGTGGCAAAGTTGGTGACAACAATACTCCTATAGGTTCGCGAGTTCTGTCGTTGAACTTGCCGATTAACACGCCGCAAAGTGTTGATGTGCGTTTGCACTTTGCGGAATTGTACTACGGCGCGCCAGGACGTGCCGCCGGTGGCGCAGGTAAGCGCGTCTTTGATGTAATTGCGGAGGGACAAACCGTACTCCAGAATTTTGACATCTTTGCGGCGAGTGGTGGCGCGCTCAATGCCGTGGTTGTGCCGATTAATGGCATTCAAGTCAATGATGGCACGCTCAATTTGCAATTTGCGGCACAACAAGACTTTGCCTCTATTGCCGCTATTGAGGTCTTAAGTGCGTCTAGTTAG
- a CDS encoding Ig-like domain-containing protein: MLNLDFSFTLPDTVLDKDGQGTGFTSVEPNSSGDHYQPSNIDIDTAAKTLTLTATKGSSAWANNSLKNALQRGIDDTKPFTISTRLKGSPNKFTSAFQQGGIFFGSDQDNYVKLVLINSGGPNGLRLQFFKEENGVGSSIAEITNLNWSNINTLDLYLTGDPDTKTFKAAYRVNSNTAPAKVVNQSAQIKTSTPFFLANASNTSAGILASTTNAPNVVVAFDQFGIAQEIKVNFQPNAANLPSGYVKDTGAAFNNTRGYGWVRSGTNTPLNIAQFARDRDRAGVDQRIDTLLHMQYFNSPAAAWEMAVPNGMYSVTVSVGDGPNPNGVYDSKHTIRVEGVTAIDKFQSTPQQEYKLETVKVNVNDGRLTIDAIGGTNTKINFIEIFNITPGKHPNVTGFAVDRDAQGKAYLNTSINVDVALARSGIGVAPSSLNSSTVKLYRTKDGKQVPGLVGTSGGNDVIVYQPSQNLDPNTNYTFIVTNKVKDESGTSFNTESFTFNTGNASTVPGDNQVNFTKELVYQGAPLASLTVGPDSKLYAAGLDGKIRRWNIDAGSGRLSNLQTFAPAKLNGRAIIGLTFDPKNPNNLWISHNDPLFPQPAKDFTGAISKLVLNSNTNSFSASIQDYVTGLPRSAKDHLSNSLAFGPDGKLYLSQGSNSALGAPDTAWANRPERLLTAAILQIDPNRNAPSGGFNVQTENYGGKQGNYNPFAVNAPVKLYATGIRNAYDLVWHSNGFLYVPTNGSGANGNTPDNPKTSVNEALQRVGTQNDYLFKVVQGGYYGHPNPKRGEYILNGGNPTSGIDPAEVVRVVDPVTKVAYAGYPVGIKPDSNYRGFAYDFGRNKSPNGIIEYQSNTFGGALKNKLLVAQYSGGNDILALEPDNNGNIPRGNVTQVISGLNDPLDLVEDTKKNAGNLYVAELIKDGVAGQISLLKVS, from the coding sequence ATGCTAAACCTTGATTTTTCTTTTACGCTTCCTGACACAGTTCTAGATAAAGATGGTCAAGGCACCGGATTTACTTCAGTAGAGCCTAATAGCAGTGGCGACCACTACCAACCTAGTAACATTGATATTGACACTGCTGCGAAAACGCTAACTCTTACTGCGACCAAAGGTAGCAGCGCCTGGGCAAATAATTCACTCAAAAACGCCCTACAGCGGGGAATTGATGATACTAAACCGTTTACAATCAGTACACGGTTAAAAGGCTCACCAAACAAGTTTACGAGTGCCTTTCAACAAGGTGGGATTTTCTTTGGCTCGGATCAAGATAACTATGTCAAGCTTGTCTTAATTAATAGTGGTGGTCCTAATGGCTTGCGGCTTCAGTTTTTCAAAGAAGAAAACGGAGTCGGGTCAAGCATCGCCGAAATTACTAACCTCAATTGGAGCAATATTAATACACTGGATCTTTATTTAACCGGAGATCCTGACACAAAAACCTTTAAAGCTGCTTACCGCGTCAACTCAAACACTGCACCTGCAAAAGTCGTCAATCAATCTGCCCAAATCAAAACAAGTACGCCGTTTTTCCTTGCTAATGCAAGTAACACAAGTGCGGGAATTCTAGCTTCGACAACCAATGCACCAAATGTTGTGGTTGCATTTGACCAGTTTGGGATTGCGCAAGAAATTAAAGTCAACTTCCAGCCGAATGCAGCTAACTTACCGTCAGGCTATGTCAAAGATACGGGTGCAGCGTTCAATAATACGCGTGGTTACGGTTGGGTAAGAAGTGGCACAAATACACCGTTAAATATTGCCCAATTCGCCCGCGATCGCGATCGCGCTGGAGTTGATCAACGCATTGATACTTTACTGCATATGCAGTATTTCAATAGTCCAGCAGCGGCGTGGGAAATGGCGGTTCCGAATGGAATGTACAGTGTAACTGTCAGTGTTGGTGACGGACCAAACCCCAACGGCGTTTATGACAGCAAACACACGATTCGCGTTGAAGGCGTTACCGCAATTGATAAATTTCAAAGCACTCCGCAGCAAGAATACAAACTCGAAACCGTCAAAGTAAATGTCAATGATGGTCGGCTAACAATTGATGCGATCGGCGGTACTAACACCAAAATTAACTTTATTGAAATATTCAATATTACGCCAGGAAAACATCCAAACGTCACAGGATTTGCAGTTGATCGCGATGCTCAAGGGAAAGCTTATCTTAATACATCGATTAATGTTGATGTGGCGCTGGCGCGCTCAGGTATCGGGGTTGCGCCTAGTAGCTTAAACTCATCTACGGTGAAGTTGTATCGCACCAAAGACGGTAAACAAGTACCTGGGCTTGTGGGTACAAGTGGCGGTAATGATGTCATAGTCTATCAACCAAGTCAAAACTTAGACCCAAACACCAACTACACCTTTATTGTCACCAACAAAGTCAAAGACGAGTCAGGGACAAGCTTCAATACAGAAAGCTTTACATTTAATACCGGCAATGCTTCCACAGTACCTGGTGACAATCAAGTTAACTTCACAAAGGAATTGGTCTATCAAGGTGCTCCACTAGCAAGCTTAACAGTAGGTCCAGACAGTAAATTATACGCTGCGGGGCTTGACGGTAAAATTCGCCGTTGGAATATTGATGCAGGTTCAGGTAGGTTATCTAATTTACAGACATTCGCGCCAGCGAAGCTCAATGGTAGAGCCATTATTGGTCTAACCTTTGACCCAAAAAATCCCAACAACTTGTGGATTTCTCATAACGATCCACTCTTCCCACAGCCCGCAAAAGACTTTACCGGCGCCATCTCCAAGCTGGTTCTCAACTCAAATACTAATTCTTTTAGTGCGAGTATCCAAGACTACGTTACTGGGTTACCTCGATCGGCAAAAGACCACCTTAGCAACAGTTTAGCGTTTGGACCAGACGGCAAGCTTTACTTGTCGCAAGGTAGTAATAGTGCGTTGGGTGCGCCAGATACCGCCTGGGCAAATCGACCTGAACGACTTTTAACGGCGGCAATTTTACAAATTGACCCCAACAGAAACGCCCCTAGTGGTGGCTTTAACGTCCAAACTGAAAATTACGGCGGAAAGCAAGGCAACTATAATCCTTTTGCAGTTAATGCACCCGTCAAATTATATGCAACTGGTATCCGCAATGCTTATGACTTAGTTTGGCATAGTAACGGTTTCTTGTACGTTCCGACGAATGGTAGTGGCGCTAACGGCAATACGCCAGATAATCCCAAAACGTCGGTGAATGAAGCTTTGCAAAGGGTCGGTACCCAAAACGACTATCTGTTTAAAGTCGTCCAAGGTGGTTACTACGGTCATCCAAACCCCAAACGCGGGGAATACATTCTCAATGGTGGTAATCCAACAAGTGGAATTGACCCAGCTGAGGTCGTTAGAGTCGTAGACCCTGTGACTAAAGTGGCATACGCTGGATATCCTGTAGGTATCAAGCCAGATTCCAACTATCGAGGCTTTGCTTATGACTTTGGACGCAACAAATCACCTAACGGTATCATCGAATACCAAAGCAATACTTTCGGTGGTGCATTGAAAAATAAGCTGCTCGTGGCGCAGTACAGTGGCGGTAATGATATCTTGGCACTGGAACCAGATAACAATGGAAACATACCTAGAGGCAATGTTACGCAAGTGATATCAGGATTGAACGATCCACTCGATCTTGTCGAAGACACGAAGAAGAACGCGGGTAACTTATACGTTGCGGAACTTATTAAAGATGGTGTTGCAGGGCAGATTTCGTTACTCAAAGTGAGTTGA
- a CDS encoding DNA polymerase III subunit alpha, with protein MSFVGLHIHSDYSLLDGASQIPALIERANELGMKAIALTDHGVMYGAIELIKVCRNKNVKPIIGNEMYVINGDIEEKKRRPRYHQVVLAKNTKGYKNLVKLTTISHLKGVQGKGIFSRPCVNKELLKEYHEGLIVTSACLGGEVPQAILQGRLDIARKVAQEYKDIFGDDYYLEIQDHGSQEDRIVNVEIVKIARELGIKFIATNDSHYISCFDVEAHDALLCIQTGKLIAEDNRMRYSGTEYLKSAEEMSQLFRDHLTDDVIQEAIATTVEIADKVEPYHIMGEPRIPNYPVPAGHTADTFLEEVVWEGMLDRLRKRSRSEIEPIYKERLDYELKMIQQMGFSTYFLVVWDYIKYARDNQIPVGPGRGSAAGSLVAYALKITNIDPVHHGLLFERFLNPERKSMPDIDTDFCIERRDEVIQYVTRKYGTERVAQIITFNRLTSKAVLKDVARVLDIPYGEADRMAKLIPVVRGKPTKLSVMISDATPAPEFKEKYENDPKVRHWVDMAIRIEGTNKTFGVHAAGVVISSEPLDEIVPLQKNNDGSVITQYFMEDLESLGLLKMDFLGLKNLTLIQKTVELIKQNQNIEIDPDYLPLEERKVQKILAKGEVKKMPQEVEKTYKVLEEGELEGIFQLESSGMRQIVRDLKPSCIEDISSILALYRPGPLDAGLIPKFINRKHGREEIEYIHPLLEPILNETYAVLVYQEQIMKMAQDLAGYSLGQADLLRRAMGKKKVSEMQKHREAFVDGAAKNGVRKQVAEELFDQMVKFAEYCFNKSHSTAYGYVTYQTAYLKANYPVEYMAALLTANSGDTDKIQKYLSTCLNMNIQIEPPDINRSGVDFTPVAGKILFGLSAVRNVGQNAIASILEARDKKGEFQSLADLCDRVDLRAVNRRTLEALIHCGAFDKLDANRQQLIADLDLVIDWAQSRAKDRASGQVNLFDWSGIANNNNNTNYELAPKAPPVADYPPMEKLRWEKELLGFYVSDHPLKSLRSRTRLLSPINLSQLGDQRDNTLLCAVAMLTNIKPVVTKKGDRMAILQIEDLTGQTEAVVFPKAYERIGASLEADARMVVWGKVDRRDDQIQLIVEDAEPIETVQLVMVELDPQQAATLDYQHRLKSILQEQLGEKDKAKIPVLASVKLGDRSQLVRFGRQFWVQNSQATVEMLKTASFSAYTQPIASQQHS; from the coding sequence ATGTCTTTTGTTGGTTTACATATTCATAGTGATTACAGCTTACTCGACGGTGCAAGTCAAATACCGGCACTTATTGAACGAGCCAATGAGTTAGGAATGAAAGCGATCGCACTTACTGATCACGGTGTCATGTATGGTGCAATCGAACTGATTAAAGTTTGCCGGAACAAGAATGTTAAGCCAATTATCGGCAACGAAATGTATGTCATTAATGGAGATATTGAGGAGAAGAAGCGTCGTCCTCGCTATCACCAAGTTGTTTTAGCAAAAAATACAAAAGGTTACAAAAATCTTGTTAAATTAACAACAATTTCGCACTTGAAAGGTGTTCAAGGGAAAGGTATTTTTTCGCGTCCTTGTGTCAATAAAGAACTATTAAAAGAATACCATGAAGGATTAATCGTTACCAGTGCTTGTTTAGGTGGAGAAGTTCCGCAAGCAATTCTGCAAGGTCGATTAGATATCGCGCGGAAAGTCGCACAAGAATATAAAGATATCTTTGGTGACGATTATTACCTCGAAATTCAAGACCACGGTTCGCAAGAAGACCGAATAGTTAATGTTGAAATCGTTAAAATCGCACGGGAATTAGGCATTAAATTTATTGCGACCAACGATTCGCACTATATTTCTTGTTTTGACGTAGAAGCACACGACGCGCTACTGTGCATTCAAACAGGAAAACTGATTGCAGAAGATAACCGAATGCGCTACAGCGGGACAGAGTATCTCAAATCAGCAGAAGAAATGAGTCAACTGTTTCGCGATCACCTAACCGATGATGTCATTCAAGAAGCGATCGCCACCACAGTAGAAATTGCCGACAAGGTTGAACCTTACCACATTATGGGCGAACCGCGCATTCCTAACTATCCGGTTCCTGCAGGACATACCGCTGATACTTTTCTAGAGGAAGTCGTGTGGGAGGGAATGCTAGATCGTTTAAGAAAACGATCGCGTAGTGAAATTGAACCAATATATAAAGAAAGGTTGGATTATGAATTAAAAATGATCCAACAAATGGGCTTTTCCACCTACTTCTTAGTTGTTTGGGACTACATTAAATATGCCAGAGATAATCAAATTCCGGTTGGTCCCGGGCGGGGTTCGGCTGCTGGTTCTTTAGTTGCTTATGCTTTAAAAATTACAAATATTGACCCTGTTCATCATGGATTATTATTCGAGCGATTTTTGAATCCTGAACGTAAATCCATGCCTGATATTGATACAGATTTTTGTATCGAAAGACGTGATGAAGTTATTCAATATGTAACACGAAAATATGGAACAGAGCGCGTTGCACAAATTATTACTTTCAACCGTCTTACTTCTAAAGCCGTTTTAAAAGATGTAGCGCGGGTGTTAGATATTCCCTACGGTGAAGCCGATCGCATGGCAAAGCTTATACCTGTTGTACGCGGTAAACCGACTAAACTTTCTGTGATGATTTCGGATGCAACTCCAGCACCAGAATTCAAGGAGAAATATGAAAACGATCCTAAAGTTCGTCACTGGGTTGATATGGCGATTCGGATTGAAGGAACTAATAAAACCTTTGGCGTTCATGCGGCAGGAGTCGTTATTTCTTCTGAACCTTTAGATGAGATTGTCCCGTTACAAAAAAATAATGATGGTTCAGTGATTACCCAGTATTTCATGGAAGATTTAGAATCGCTGGGATTACTGAAAATGGACTTTTTAGGGTTAAAGAATTTAACACTTATTCAAAAAACTGTTGAATTAATTAAGCAAAATCAAAATATTGAGATTGACCCCGATTATTTACCCTTAGAAGAAAGGAAAGTTCAAAAAATCTTAGCCAAGGGCGAAGTCAAAAAAATGCCGCAAGAAGTAGAAAAAACTTATAAAGTTCTCGAAGAAGGTGAACTAGAAGGAATTTTTCAGCTTGAGTCTTCAGGAATGCGGCAAATAGTGCGCGATTTGAAGCCCTCGTGTATTGAAGATATTTCTTCAATCTTGGCATTGTATCGCCCTGGTCCCCTCGATGCCGGACTGATTCCCAAATTCATTAACCGCAAGCACGGTCGTGAAGAAATAGAATACATTCATCCGCTGTTAGAGCCAATTCTAAATGAAACTTATGCGGTTTTGGTGTATCAGGAACAAATCATGAAAATGGCTCAAGATTTGGCAGGATATTCTTTAGGACAAGCAGATTTATTACGCCGCGCCATGGGTAAAAAGAAAGTTTCCGAGATGCAAAAACATCGAGAAGCTTTTGTTGATGGTGCAGCAAAAAATGGTGTGAGAAAGCAAGTTGCTGAAGAATTATTCGACCAAATGGTCAAATTCGCGGAATACTGTTTTAATAAATCGCATTCGACGGCATACGGTTATGTCACGTATCAAACTGCATACTTAAAAGCGAATTATCCTGTAGAGTACATGGCAGCATTACTGACGGCAAACAGTGGTGATACCGATAAAATCCAAAAATATCTTTCTACATGTCTGAATATGAATATTCAGATCGAACCGCCAGACATTAATCGCTCTGGAGTGGATTTTACACCAGTCGCAGGGAAAATTTTATTTGGCTTATCCGCTGTGAGAAATGTCGGACAAAATGCGATCGCATCCATTTTAGAAGCCCGCGACAAGAAAGGCGAATTTCAATCGCTAGCTGATTTATGTGATCGCGTCGATTTACGCGCTGTTAACCGTCGTACTTTAGAAGCTTTAATTCATTGTGGCGCTTTTGACAAACTCGACGCAAATCGCCAGCAACTGATTGCAGACCTTGATTTAGTCATTGACTGGGCGCAATCGCGGGCTAAAGATCGTGCTAGTGGTCAAGTTAATTTATTCGATTGGAGCGGGATAGCTAATAACAACAATAACACCAACTATGAATTAGCACCCAAAGCCCCGCCCGTAGCAGATTACCCGCCAATGGAAAAACTGCGATGGGAAAAAGAACTCCTTGGTTTTTATGTTTCGGATCATCCTTTGAAGTCGCTGCGATCGCGTACGCGACTTTTGTCACCGATCAATTTATCGCAACTCGGCGACCAACGCGATAATACTTTACTCTGTGCGGTCGCGATGTTGACTAATATCAAACCAGTGGTCACTAAAAAAGGTGATCGCATGGCAATTTTACAAATCGAAGATTTAACCGGACAAACCGAAGCCGTTGTCTTCCCGAAAGCTTATGAACGAATTGGCGCATCACTTGAAGCTGATGCCAGAATGGTTGTCTGGGGTAAAGTAGACCGCCGCGACGATCAAATTCAGCTGATTGTAGAAGATGCTGAACCGATTGAGACAGTGCAGTTAGTCATGGTAGAACTCGATCCTCAGCAAGCGGCAACGCTTGATTATCAACACCGCTTAAAAAGCATCTTACAAGAACAGCTAGGTGAAAAAGATAAAGCCAAAATTCCGGTTCTAGCGTCGGTGAAATTGGGCGATCGCAGTCAGTTGGTACGCTTTGGACGACAGTTTTGGGTACAAAATAGCCAAGCAACTGTAGAAATGCTCAAAACAGCCAGCTTTTCTGCTTATACTCAACCAATTGCCAGTCAACAGCATTCGTAA
- a CDS encoding malectin domain-containing carbohydrate-binding protein, with protein sequence MATDLLNPSTNSTTSPNTSNLNTGYTSLQASTADPYGFSSMNQSAIGGSSLQVLTPDANIVSNRMVFGTVAGEVRSPKTLTLNNTGSTPLTIALNLGDSQEKSNAVRLADHQRAADFQILDAPTGQPFTLGANQSRTIQVQFAPQRTAQVSTTPTTHTFNGENYASLTINANGQPAKTVNLAGLNAANYEANREPSLAEITRIFGWTTNIGTENLIIGGQKQLIGDEVYSPYWVRADNSKPVQLWPLAVFSGPTDGPHDPIRFQAKPGSGGKSGFIYQHAGRLQADNVLGSNDISGGENQKLLPKILVGGVNTTPTLGNVSFTPNSPFALNRSLFAPTTEGAWTDYTQNLPDQTHNWRIYPVRDAQGTLIPHTWIAAADPGNDDSAPPKNYDYNDDVYLFVNAKPENSALDPSVGGRFPGSPDLKFYFSKTYENVFPNGLKDKNGKNIGFTSTQLNKNDTFTSIASYNPNLINLDTTGSGTLKITTTGGSNGSKDNTLVNGLQTIFDGRVSKSVISSKLLGPFNNIKTGFQQAGVMLGPDQDNYIKVVAIARNDGQLGIQFYQENKGVGKTIGTAAIANPGSLQSLELKLFTDPQAGTVRAGYSVGNNNNIILLPGVVSLKGGQIGRYFAAQSKAGLITSNKGGAPFTATFDNFLISANETTAQRQVLHRINVGSSSSYTSPSGFVWSADTGLFSPSNAVPESTLGTPNIQNTNIDPVYRSYRAKIGNGSIPMSSRVLSFALPVQPGKVDLRLHFSENYWGAPNRGPGGIGKRVFDVIVENKTVLHNFDITAAAGGALKAVKVPIEGLQVNDGQLNIQLKADADFGALSAIEVFRSA encoded by the coding sequence ATGGCGACTGATCTCCTTAATCCTTCTACTAATTCAACTACTAGCCCGAATACCAGTAATCTCAACACTGGTTACACTAGCCTGCAAGCGAGTACGGCAGATCCGTACGGCTTCAGTAGCATGAACCAAAGTGCAATTGGCGGTAGTAGCCTTCAAGTTCTGACTCCAGATGCGAATATCGTCTCGAACCGGATGGTATTTGGTACTGTTGCAGGAGAAGTGCGATCGCCAAAAACACTGACGCTGAATAATACAGGAAGTACCCCGCTAACAATTGCGCTTAATCTTGGCGATTCACAAGAAAAGAGTAACGCGGTGAGACTTGCAGACCATCAAAGGGCTGCTGACTTTCAAATTCTTGATGCTCCCACAGGACAGCCGTTTACGCTTGGAGCTAATCAAAGTCGTACGATTCAAGTTCAGTTTGCTCCGCAGCGTACCGCGCAAGTAAGTACTACCCCCACTACCCATACTTTTAACGGGGAAAACTACGCATCGCTGACAATCAATGCTAACGGTCAACCAGCAAAAACAGTTAACCTTGCTGGACTGAATGCAGCTAACTACGAAGCCAATAGAGAACCTTCACTCGCAGAAATAACTCGGATTTTTGGCTGGACAACAAATATAGGTACTGAAAACTTAATCATAGGTGGTCAAAAACAACTTATTGGTGATGAAGTTTACTCTCCTTACTGGGTACGTGCGGACAATAGTAAGCCAGTTCAACTGTGGCCGCTAGCAGTTTTTAGTGGTCCTACAGATGGTCCTCACGATCCGATCAGGTTTCAGGCAAAACCTGGCAGTGGCGGTAAGAGTGGTTTTATTTACCAACACGCCGGACGGCTGCAAGCTGATAACGTACTTGGGAGCAATGACATCAGCGGCGGTGAAAACCAAAAGCTTCTCCCCAAAATTTTAGTTGGCGGAGTAAATACAACTCCAACTCTTGGTAACGTGAGCTTCACGCCAAATAGCCCATTTGCCCTCAATCGTAGCTTGTTTGCACCAACTACCGAAGGAGCTTGGACAGATTACACGCAAAACCTTCCCGATCAAACGCACAACTGGCGAATATATCCAGTCCGTGATGCTCAAGGTACGCTTATTCCGCACACTTGGATAGCTGCTGCCGACCCTGGTAACGACGATAGTGCACCACCCAAAAATTATGACTATAATGATGACGTTTACTTGTTCGTAAATGCAAAACCAGAAAATTCTGCTTTAGATCCATCAGTAGGTGGTAGATTCCCAGGTTCGCCAGACTTGAAGTTTTACTTTAGTAAAACCTACGAAAATGTCTTTCCAAATGGCTTGAAAGATAAAAATGGTAAGAATATTGGATTCACCAGCACGCAACTTAATAAGAATGATACCTTTACCTCAATAGCATCCTACAATCCAAATCTTATCAATCTTGATACTACTGGTTCAGGAACGCTAAAGATTACGACAACTGGTGGTAGCAATGGCAGTAAAGACAATACGCTCGTCAACGGATTGCAAACTATCTTCGATGGCAGAGTTAGCAAGTCGGTGATTAGTAGTAAACTGCTCGGTCCGTTCAATAACATTAAGACAGGCTTCCAGCAAGCAGGTGTGATGTTGGGACCGGATCAAGACAATTATATTAAGGTAGTTGCGATCGCGCGTAATGACGGTCAGCTTGGAATTCAGTTTTATCAAGAAAACAAGGGTGTAGGCAAAACAATTGGTACAGCAGCGATCGCCAATCCTGGAAGCTTACAGTCCTTAGAACTGAAATTATTTACCGATCCTCAAGCGGGAACAGTCCGTGCTGGTTATAGTGTCGGCAACAATAATAACATTATTCTCCTGCCTGGCGTCGTTTCGCTCAAAGGCGGTCAGATTGGTCGCTATTTCGCGGCACAAAGCAAAGCTGGGCTCATTACAAGTAATAAAGGAGGCGCACCATTTACAGCGACTTTTGATAATTTCTTAATTTCAGCGAACGAAACCACAGCCCAAAGACAAGTTCTGCATCGCATTAATGTTGGTAGTAGCTCATCCTACACTAGCCCTAGTGGTTTTGTTTGGTCGGCTGATACAGGTTTATTTAGTCCATCCAACGCAGTACCCGAAAGCACATTGGGTACACCTAACATCCAAAATACAAATATCGATCCTGTCTATCGTTCGTATCGGGCAAAAATAGGTAATGGTTCGATCCCGATGTCTTCTCGCGTACTTTCCTTTGCGCTACCCGTTCAACCAGGTAAAGTTGATCTTCGGTTACACTTCTCTGAGAACTACTGGGGTGCGCCAAATCGTGGTCCTGGTGGCATCGGTAAGCGCGTGTTCGATGTCATAGTTGAGAACAAGACTGTACTCCACAACTTCGACATCACGGCGGCAGCAGGAGGTGCTTTAAAGGCAGTTAAAGTGCCAATTGAAGGACTACAAGTTAATGATGGTCAGTTAAATATTCAACTCAAGGCAGATGCAGACTTTGGTGCGCTTTCTGCGATCGAGGTTTTTCGCTCAGCATAG